A segment of the Gossypium hirsutum isolate 1008001.06 chromosome D10, Gossypium_hirsutum_v2.1, whole genome shotgun sequence genome:
GAAATAACTGTAACATCTCTCACACTTCCAACTCTTCCGTCTCCTTTCATCGTGCAACTCTTGATAAAGTGCTTGTACTTATTAGGGTTTTCGAAATCGCGAACGAATAGCCATATAAAACTTAGGGGAACGTTGATACGTTGTGTAAGTAAAGATGTGCATGTGTTTGAGGATGAAGGAAAGGTATGGTAGGTTTGGATGATGGACTCGAGCTTGGAGATTTCTTCTTCAGTTAGATTATTATTGGAACAGGTGATAAGACTAGGGTTCATGGCATGGGGTTGTGTTGCTTTGGGTGCTGAGCTTGGTTTGGGTTTTTTCTTGGAGAAGAAATTGTCGGTGATGAGGGATGATGGAAAAGAGTGAATTTCGGAGGATTTATTCTAATTCTTGTATGGTATAATCTCCCATTtcatcatgtatatatattataatgtatcagaacatttttgttggaatgttaaaagattaaattatatatttttatggaagtttaaatataattttaggattaaataaaaaaattatcatttttgaaggttaaactataattttaccattatttacTCAGAATTTTATGAACTTTAAAAGAGTTAaagttgaaattttatattttaaggagGTCAAGGCACTTGCTTGCCCCCTTTGCCTTCGTCCCTACCTATACATACATAATTTATTGGTTGCATATGAATTTATACATGGTCACAATCTTAAATACAAACtcataaattgttttattttttaattattcaatacattAACAAAATTGGTTTAAAAGATGAATCCGATATGTTTAGACTTCAAATCTtaatatttacaatatttttttatattttatggaaaaaaaagtaaaaaaattgttgctaaaaaaaattcaagaaaatctTTAGGGTGAATGACAGCCACGAATTTCAAGTATATAAGGTTTTTCCATTTCTTCATTGAACAAATTTAAATGGGTGTTGAAAGAACATGGTATAGATTACATGAATTTGAGAAAGGTATTTCGGTTACTTCAagtattttcctaaaatttccatACCAACTTGGTTGTATTGTTTACatgatttttttcttgaaatggcatgtaaactttaagcaaAAATGTATAATGGAGAGTGACCAAGTTCATCTATTAGTATAATCCCATTATTAAGAACTAATCAATGACGTATCTCTGTCTTTGAAAATGATTATTCCAATTGGTTTGCGAGGTGAGAGCAATTACAACTAAAAATAGCTTCAACTTGACATAATTCTAATACAAGAAGGGGAAGCAATTAAGCAAGTGGGCATTTCATAAATGTAGAGTTGGGTGTTAGAACAATTTTGTCTCTCTTTATGTGACTCTCGTACATGGGAAAAATCTATTAAATCAAGTTGACTAAATGTATGTCACAAGTTTATTTAATGGTCTTGATGCCCCATAGCATCTTTGAATAATGGTGTGGACTTTCATTtcctttaattatatataattatgtacTAGTAATAAAGTTATATGCAGATGATTTGCCAAAAAAATATACACATACTAAGTTGTGCTTTGTTAGACTAGTACAATGACAAACCACTTTCTcacctcttttttctttctttctttctttcagcCCTATATAGatgtatattatatatgcatCTCATGAGCTTATTTCGCATCCCACTACTCTCGCAGGTCAACGTCTTTTACTAAGAAAGATTATCGCACTAGCTACAAAAACATCTGCGAACTCAAGATCTCTTAATTTAAAGATTTCTTTGTTTCATACCATTGCCTTTCACATAGTATGTATGTCTTGAGATATGGAGGACAAAATCTCGAGACATGATCCTGTATCTGAAGATATTTGAATTCAATAATTCTAGTTTAGCTTTAGGGAAGATAAGTCTCGAGACAACAAGGCCTCTATCGATTCATTGGCCCAATTATTGGGCAGTTGATTcctaatttttgtattttggtcaCTCAAGTGTTGTTTTAAGGGCTTGACTGAGTTTGATATTTGTTTGAAATGATCCAtagatgtttgaattgaatattttcATGCTTTTAACTCGTTAAATATGTTTTGAttgtttgattgaatatttgagtCACTTTAATGACAGAAGTGACATTCGTTATGTGATCGTGCTTTCAAACCGAGTAAGAAGTGTTGCAAGGGGGCCAAGACActcactctctctctctcaagTCCTTGCAGGTAACTCACACTCTGACCATCCTACCATCTCTACGGCTGAGTGAAGCGTCATGATGAGTCACCACAACCTCCACCTCTTtgtatattataaataattacttgtttattttgaatatatattatacatatgcAAAAGTTGAGGATGTAAAATACCTTCTCCGTTGGAAAAACCATATTTTGGTCATAATCTTGAAGTTTCACATGTACGGTAATGTTAGCCTTTGATCAATTTGCTAACTTTCaacatcaaattttaataaatatgaatatgtgtatatttatatttagagAAGTACTATAGTTGACATATTAGAGGTGTTGAAGTCTACTTGTGACAGGCTATTAGATTGGGGTAGAACAACGCTTTAGGTGGGCTGCAAGATAAAGAAACAAGTTAGCAGGTATCAGAGTTGTTACTCCGAAGCATCCTCTGAAGTCTGGTGTCTTAAGTTAGTTAAAGTCTTGAAGAAAATGGAAAACAAGAATTATGTTAAGAATTGGGATTAGTCATACTTTATTCGATTCCATGGCTTTTGGTATTTATAAGTTTTTGTGAAGCTACTCAAGCTTCTGCCTACATCTAACTATCAATTTTTATTTGCCCATTTGtttatttcgtatgtttagtgGTGTTAACCCTTATTCATTTTGCGGAGTAGTTGAGCTAGCGATGCTCTGTATAAGCTTCAAGACGCAAGCTTGAGACAGAGAACCCATATAAAGCTTTTATGCCTTATCCCAGTTTGTCTAGGTCAAGTATTTTGGGCCGAATTGCTCCTTGTTAAGCAACATTGTATTTGGACTTAAAcccattttatttataatttaacatttgTCTAGCTTAAGTTGTTTTGCTCCTTGATTATCAACATTATATATGGGGACTTAGTTAGCTCTACCATATATTTCATAAGGTGGGTTCGAATCCCACCAAGCTTTTGTAAGTGCTCACATTGTCTCGTGGTGAGTGATTGTACATTCATATACAGTGCGCTCCCTCCGTAAATCATATATAATTCTCCATGGAGAGAGATAAAACTTTCTATCATTGAGGGATTAGGTCGACATTCTCGAGGATGACACTTCAAAGACTTCTCCAAGAGGAGTCAATCCGCTCAACAAATCTCTTCAAACTTACGGGTTTGGGTATACTTTCATCTAGAAATATTGAAATTCCGATCCTATGCGAGTGATCATCTAACAGTGGCTTTCACCACCAAGTTTTTAAAAGAAGTTTGAATGGTCAACGAAGAAAAAATGAGACCAAAACACAAATGCAACTTGCATTGTTGCATTTAGACTCGACCCTCCACCCGATTAAGTCACTCAGACATGTACAATTCAATTCCAGGgcatttaaaaatgaaaacacccAATGGAGTTGAAACCTCAGAGTAGAAAATTTGGACTATTTATAGCAAGTAGTCATAAACATGGCTTAAATTAATCAGAACGCGTTTGACGAGAATAAACAAAAGGTTTATGATTAATCGAGCTTTTAACCAATAacgaattcatttaagtagatttatttaaatcaaatatacCCACCACGCTCCTCGTCTCCATTTCCATTTATGATGACTATAAATTAGACTCATCCTTGTTCTTCATCCCGTTCATTAATCACTCTTCCTCTCTTTCGATGCAATTTTCCTTAGATCAATCTACCATAAACTATGGGTAATATTTTCTCTTTTGAATTAATGTGTTGTGATAAAATAACCAGCGGCTGCTGGGATTGTGTTGCCGGCCAAGCAATCTACACATACCAGCTTGAAGAAAGCCTTTCTGAGTTGAAGACAGCTTTGGACGAATTAAAGGAGCAAAGGGCCGATGTGATTAAGAAGGTTAACATTGCTGAACAGCAATGTCTGAAGCCACTAAACCAAGTTCAAGGATAGCTTTCAAGAACTGCAACTATGATAAACGAAGTTGATCAACGAATTATAGATGgtaaaaaagaaatgaagaacCTATGTATGGGAGGCTGTTGCTCCATGAATTACAGGTCTACCCTCAAATTTAGCAAAACGGTGGTCAAAAGACTCCACGATGTTAAGGTTTTAAAGAGAAAAGGAGCTTTGGAGGTGGTTGCTATGGAGGTACCCGCAGCTCTGGCGGTTGAAAGACAGTGCAACTCTTCCGTAGGCAAGGAATCTATGTTGAATAAGGTGTGGAGCATCCTTGAAGAAAAACATGCGAGGATTGTTGGTATATATGGGGTTGGTGGGGTTGGTAAGACCAGCATCTTGACTGAAATCAATAACAAGATCAGTGTTCCATCCAATGGATTTGATATGGTGATATGGGTAGTGGTGTCTAAAGGGTTTAGGATTGCAAAGGTTCAAGACGACATTGCAAAGAGGATAGGCCTTTTTGGTGGAATGTGGGGAGAAAAATCTGCTGAAGAGAAAGCTATGGATATCTTCAGAGTTCTAAGAGAGAAGAAATTTGTAGTGCTGATGGATGATGTATGGGAACGAGTTGATGTATTAAAGGTAGGGATACCTCTCCCAACCTATGAAAGTCGTTCCAAAATAATCTTTACAACTCGTTCTAATGAGGTGTGTGGCCAAATGAGGGCCCATAAGAAGATTGAAGTTCAATGTTTGACAGAAGAACAGGCTTGGGAATTGTTTGAACATGATGTTGGCAATGATATCCTTGATGGTCATCCAAACATTCGAGAATGTGGAGGATTGCCTCTTGCACTCATCACCATCGGTCGAGCCATGGCTTGCAAGAGAACACCTGAAGAATAGGAATATGCAATTCAAGTCTTGAAGAGATCAGCTAATTCCGTTTTTCCAGATATGGATGAAGAGGTATATCCACTTCTAAAATTCATTTTCGATTGTTTACCAAATGGCTCGGTTCGTTGTTACCTTTTATATTGTAGTTTATTCCCAGAAGATTAtcgaattccgaaagaaattttcATAGATTGCTGCATAGTAGAAGGGTTTATGGATGAATATGAAAGCATTAGTCAAGCTCGAAAGCAAGGCCATCAAATCATTGGTTCTCTTATTCATTCATGTTTATTGGAAGAAGCAAGTGACTCGACAGTAAAAATGCATGATGTAATTCgtgatatgtgtttgtggataGCATGGAGGCTTTATGCACACAAGTGGAAGTCTTTTGTTCGAGCCGGATATGAATTGACTCAAGTGCCTGAGGTTGGAAAATCGAGAGGTATAAAAAGAATGTCATTGATGCAAAATAAGATTGAAGCTCTAAACGAACCACCTTACTGTCCTGATCTTCAAACTTTGTTTCTCAATCAAAACCAGTTAAAGGTGATCCACAATGACTTCTTCCAATTTATGTCtggtctaaaaattctatgtTTTAGAGCTAATAGAGGTATAAGAGAATTGCCGGTGGGAATctcaaaacttgtatatctagaGCATTTGGATCTATCATATACAGGTATAAGACAGCTACCAACTGAATTGACGGGTTTAGAAAAgctgaaatgtttgaaattggaGTACTTACTTGATGGCATCAGAATCCCAAGAGGGTTGATATCTGGGTTCTCAAAGCTGCAAATGTTGAAGATGATGGGTTCTTTTCTTTTCGACAAATCGGCTGCCAAAGATAACAATGAGTGCTTAGTAGAAGAAATGCAGAGCTTGAACCACCTGAATGAGTTGAGCATGTCAGTGACAAGTGCTTTTGCTCTTGAGAGATTAATGAGTGCTGAAATGTTGCATACCTGCACCGAACAGATTGGTCTTCACTCGTTCAGGGACTCAAAGCAACTGAATATTCTATCATTAGCAAACTTCAAGTGTCTAAATTACATACAGATTAGTAAATGTGAGAGTTTGGAAGAAGTGAAGACTGAGATGGACATAACAAGGGCAAAAGCACCTAACCAGACTCAAATCCCTGTGGTTGAACCTCAAATGTGCTTTCAAAGCCTTGTCAAGGTATACATATCAGGATGTTCAACATTGAGGGACATAACATGGTTGATTCTAGCTCAAAATCTGAGGCATTTTATAGTAATAGATTGCCATAAAATGGAAGAAATAATCAATGAGATAAAACTGAGTCAGATAGCAGAGATGGTATGAACTTTAAGcccatttgcaaaactcaaatcTCTTTATTTACAGTATCTACCAGAATTGAAAAGCATTTACAAGGATGCTCTGCCATTCCCATGCATGAAAGACATTCATGTGTATGCATGCCCAAAGCCAACGAGACTTCCACTCAACTCCGACAGTGCAAAGAGAAACAAAATTAGAATTCATGGAAAGGAAAAGTGGTGGAAAGAGATGCATTGGGAGGATGAATCCACACGAAATGCTTTTCTTCCCTGTTTCATTGCAGAAGTAATCTTACATTCACCCTTGTTGTTCTTCGATTCGCTGCATGTTTGCTTTCAGAAAGTAACTTTCTTATCATTTTGTTTTGTTCTTGAAAAACATGTAGATTTGAAGCAAGGCAATCATTCATGCAGCTATCCTCTGACATGCTTAATATGGCTGACTGAAGACGAAGAACCCTCAGAAAGAACAATCACCTATTGTTCTAAGTCAGCAGATCGTGGAAGACTTTAGGCACTTCTTCTCACTAATAATTTTCTTTGCAGTTTCTGTTCTTATACACTTTATTAATTGACAAATGAACAGAACAATATGGGGCATTTTTTCAGAACATATTCCCCAGAATCTTAGGAAAGCctgtaataattttaaaaaaaaaagtcgcAATAAGAATGCATAAAACTACTAATTTAGCAGCCTTTATGTACCTTCCTTCACAGCTTGTTGTGCCCACTTGATAGTTGACATTGCCAATGCATCCATTGGGTCAAGACATTTCTTAAGAAGTGGATCATCTCGTGGCAAAAGATCACAAATATCATTGGACGCAAGGATAACAGTGTTAACTGCCCTCACCAAGAGGACTTGGAGAGCGATTCTCAGCAGATTTTGTGCCCCTTCCATGTCTTTTCTATTTATAGCATCAATTGCAGGGATTACAGTGTGCTCCATGGTTGCTTTGTCTGGCAGCACAACCTCAAATCCCTGTATGCGTACATAAGGTTTAAAAACAGTGATACTGAAGATCTCCATGGTAAGTGAGAGAACACCTTACAAAGGTTTCGAAAACACTGATATTGAACCTTTTTGCGAGATTATTTatgatcaaaaacataaaatgcGCTCATATCATGCCAAACATATAATCTAAACTAGTTAAGAGATACCTACAAGCTATGAAggataatatatatgtgtatttatacgtgtatatatatatttacatccACTTAGACTTTCCCTCTTCCACGCCCTGGCAGCGGCCAAATTGCCTCAATCATGGAAACCAATAATAGATTGATCATTATTTAAAATCTTACAGGTGTTATATTCTTATCTGCATTTCTtaatattttgaaacttttagTTGGCAAATTTATTACCTAAACTTTAGTCGGTGCCTTCAAAAACATTCCAAGCATATGAAGGTCAACCATAAAGGATCTCCTTAACAGACAAAATgtattctattttttttgaatatataaatatatatatatttgcatttaCCTAAATGCATGTACTATTTCTCAGGGCAAACAATCAGGAATGAATTTACCTCATTCTGCAGTTTCTCTTGGTAAAACCCTGCTTTTAAAGTCGCATCAGTGGCAAGTACCCCTATCCGCAAAGGGCTTCCAGCTTCTAGTGGCTTCAACTTGGCTTCCTTAAGCTCCCTGGAAACACACTCAGCCATGTGAAGGGAAGGAATAGAACATCCCTTAAACACTTCATCGTGCCATGAGTGTGAAATATGACAAGGCACTACAATGCACTGAGCTCCTGATTTCTCAAGGAAAACTCTTTTACTTAGTAAATTTTCAACAATCGGGCTATGATCAAATTGCGAACGTGCATTTCTACTGCAGAGAGAAGAAGAATTCCTCTCCAGGGATAAAAGCTCCCTATTCAACACTGGATCAGAGCAAAGAACAAAGGGCATGCAagtctcttcattttctttactCCAATGAACAAGTTTTCTAACGAAACTGAGAGTAGAATCAACAGATCCTCCTCCCATTATTCCCACAGTATTAGGATGACAAAGCAAGGACCCAGCACAGCTGCTTAAAGAAGCATTACTTGAACTAGAACTGTTCCTAGATTCAGGAAATTCCCCACTTTCATCAGTGTGTAAGATCACTGAGGACGGGGGCATAGCTAGAACCGGATTCAACACTCTCTTACAAACATTTCTCTGCCTAGTTACAGACACTGATAAGTGAGATCGGCAATTCAGTGACATTTGCAAGCTTGTATTAAACATCTCTACAGGTAAGGTATCAAATGAAACCTATATACAAGTATAAAACTCTAAATTCCAAAGGCAATATCAGCTTCTGGAAACTAAAACCCACATCTAAAATCTATTGAAATTTAGCAAAATATGCATACTTCACTTGAGAAGGCCATATAGAAACCATCACAGCTTCTGGTTCTCAAAACAAAATTCCCAGCTTTCAGAAACTGGTAAGCTGAAAACTATTGAAAAGATCACTTGTAGAATCTTATCCCACGATTTCTACCCTCTACAACCAAAACCCACTTACAGAACTAGCCAAAAGTCCACCGTTGATCAACCTTTATCATAAACTATAATCCCAACAAAGCAAAACAAGTTCCCAGCGACAGAAACTACACTAACAATGCAAATTCCAGACACAGAAGTAAAACCCAATTCCAAACTCAGTAAGGCTTCTCTGAATAAGCTTGAAGAGTTTAAAaataaagcaaacaaaaaaaagcaaaaaacaaCAAGGGTAAAAATGAAGACAGAAAAGCTTTCGAATTCTGAAGAATTTCTCGATATGCAGCAGTGGGTAGTGGGAAAGAATGTTGGTGCTTTTGAGAATATGGATCTGACTATCTCACATTTATTCTCAAAGTAGTGTTAATTTGTGGTTAAATATAAGGTGGGAATTTTTCTAGAGAAGAAGACAAAGTAATTAAGGATAAACATACGTTAGTCTTTGTCTGTTACCTGGTGTTTGTAGAAACCATTGTTATGGAAGGATGCGTCTCAAACTTACTCTTCTTAATTTTCCAACTCAAGACCTTGGATTCCATATTTCAAAGTGATTGAACCAAAATATTGAGTTTCATcatcttgttttttcttttatagaAAAATGGAGCAGTTCctaatacaatataattacaagTATAGTGTTGATACAAACATGTTGGGCAAATTATATTTTAGAATCaacaagggtaaaatagtaatatattgcataaattatattttagactCACCGGCAGGTCGGGTACAATAGTAATATATATTGAAGTTTTAGACATCACATTATTAAAAAGAACAATCACGAATCCTGAACATAAATCGTAAAatgaacataaataataataattgcagTGCAGAATAAACCTATACAAAACACACCTGACACAGGTACAAATGATTAAATAGTTGATTTCTAGGTCAACAATTTAACACTAAAGTGGAACAATGTTACTTCAATTTAATAAAGGCATACCAATTGGTACACTAGCTCGAACACAGGGTTGATTCTATTGATGATGTGtgtgacatgttattttctcagCTGCAACTTTTTGACAGAAACGCTGCAATTTTAGAGAACAAATGTTGATGAAGTTATCAAATACAACAATGaacattaaatataataaatccTTTTTGCTTTAATACAGAAAAGGAAAGAAGCTAATAAAAAATTGTACTAGGTCTCAAAGCTGCTCTGAAAATACATCTCTGatgttttctttcccttttccaaTGGTGGGCTAATTGTTTGCTTTTTTGGTTTCAAAACAGTATACCACCAAATTTTGCAATATCGCAGTATCATACTCCACCGATGATTCCATCTACCTTTCACGACAATTTGACTCGCCTTGCTCTGGGACTATGGATTAGTTTTCTTACATCCTTTTTAATTGACAAAAAAGCACAAACAACAGCAAGTATCAAGGTTGGGTACATTTGAATAGATTTTGTGGGGAACATGTTATGAAATTGTCCCAGAACGATATCTCTGACAAGACTCCATATTATAAGCATTGTCCCAAACAGGCTCATTCTTGCACGCCTTGAGAGACCTATAAAAGCTCCCACCACAGACAAGTAGCTTCCGGCAAGAATCTGCAAAAAGAAGTTGGGATATTTCTGAAATCATTGAATCACCAAAAAGTTTCTATCTAATCACAGATGGATATGAGTCCTTTTGTGAGTAAATGTTTACCTCTAGGCGCTGGAGATCAGATACAGCAGTAGATTTCCTCAAAGCACTGATGTTATATAATTTCAGCAATTTGCTATACCTTGGAAGAGTCCTTCTTTTGATGATAGCATTGGCAACAGCCCCTGGATATAGAAGGACTTAACTACATATGTAGGGAAGAGTTCACTGGCCATCAACTGAGAGGTTGTTACCTCAATGGGTGTTTTGCACATTCCAAATCTACATGGTACCCTGCACAGCAGACCAAATCAATAATTTGGGTATATTCTGATTTCGATTTTGGGGATTTTGGCATATATTTAAGAaagtgtttagcattgcttttaattattaaaaaaaaaacactttttttaCCGTAAAAGCAAATCTTAAACAAGGGGATTTTGCCATTTGAGGCCAAACCCATAAAATAGTGCTAGAATGCTAAAAATGGTGTTTTTATCAGCTGGAGGAGAGTTTAGTGGAACCATTGGTGCATTATTTTGTTCATGCACATAACTCATTTTGTCTTCCCTTCCCTCAGACATGTAGGAGTTAGCAAAGCAAGAAGAAcaacaaaatatatgaaaaagaacAAAGGAAGTTAAAATGACACAGTTCCTAGCAATAATGTTTAAGCAAAATAGCACAATTGTTGTGCTAAACTTTCCAGTTTATGAAATGTGGTGACTAGAAGAAAAGAGAGAAGCAACAGATGGCATGGAATATTCAGTTTCTTTGAAATACTATAAAAGACAAAAAGGAAGGCCATACAAACTGGAGAAGAAAAAGGGGGGAGGTGAAATGTAATAAGTACCTGAAAAGAGGGATTTGGAAGATAATAAGAAGGAAATACATAAAAGAAGCAATGAAGGAGATGAAGTTTGCCCATTCCTTTGAAGAAGCCATTGGAGAATGGAAACTTTAGAAGGTCCCCCACGCAATGGGAAGGAAAAAGAAGAGGAGCTGCAGAGAGGAAATAGGAGATCTTGAAAATGGAAGAAAGCAAATGAATATTACTGTGGTAAAACTTTCTATTTTGAGGGGTTAGAAATCATGAGGTCATTTTGTTCACACGTTTACATTCTAATTTTGTTCTACTTTGGTCTTAATTTCAGCTTCATAATATCCAACAAGTGTTTTTTTCTTGACTTAAAATTAcgacttaaaataaaatataaacataaaagataatataaatacgatgtaaatacaaaaaaatgaattattaaaattttaatttatttgttttttatttttactttattagtaaaatttgtaaatgtgcattatttttatttaatatgactTAAATTTTATCTCACGAGCAAACACCTCTTTAATTAaactacataaaataaaattctataaaaacacatatttattagaggtttttttatttattttaaattaaaacaatatattttaaaaaattgttctcttttttaaaaaaatcacccCAAAGAAAAACCCTATTCCcttctgtatatatatatttcttttccaCCTAGACAAATGTGTCAATTCAAATAATATCTATACCACCTAATCTCACAATTATAATAATGGATATCAGCGTCGTTCTAAATTTTAACGCCTGGCTATTTGTTTTAGTGTTGCCCCTCAAAATCATCATTTATGAATACAAGTTGCAGGGTTATGGCAAATGAGATTGGCACAATGGCTAGTGGCCATCCAGAATTAATTCCAGCTTGCTTAAAAAGTTTCGTAACCATGAATTATTGATCCACCTTAAGAAGAGAGTAACCCGGGAATGAGAATGGTGaaagtaatattaattaaaaaaacttaataagcTATTTGAGTCGAGCAATAAATATCAGATAACTCACAGTTCTATCACCTTGTCTTGGATGTTATGCAGCCTTCCAAGTCCCTTACATTGATCCTCTCTAGTTACTATTTAAACCAATTACCAGAAAATAATCTAGATACAATATAACCTAAaactttcttctctttcttcttgtTCAAGGTACATCAGT
Coding sequences within it:
- the LOC107914170 gene encoding broad specificity amino-acid racemase RacX is translated as MFNTSLQMSLNCRSHLSVSVTRQRNVCKRVLNPVLAMPPSSVILHTDESGEFPESRNSSSSSNASLSSCAGSLLCHPNTVGIMGGGSVDSTLSFVRKLVHWSKENEETCMPFVLCSDPVLNRELLSLERNSSSLCSRNARSQFDHSPIVENLLSKRVFLEKSGAQCIVVPCHISHSWHDEVFKGCSIPSLHMAECVSRELKEAKLKPLEAGSPLRIGVLATDATLKAGFYQEKLQNEGFEVVLPDKATMEHTVIPAIDAINRKDMEGAQNLLRIALQVLLVRAVNTVILASNDICDLLPRDDPLLKKCLDPMDALAMSTIKWAQQAVKEGMQHFSTH
- the LOC107915304 gene encoding probable disease resistance protein At4g14610 is translated as MCCDKITSGCWDCVAGQAIYTYQLEESLSELKTALDELKEQRADVIKKVNIAEQQYGKKEMKNLCMGGCCSMNYRSTLKFSKTVVKRLHDVKVLKRKGALEVVAMEVPAALAVERQCNSSVGKESMLNKVWSILEEKHARIVGIYGVGGVGKTSILTEINNKISVPSNGFDMVIWVVVSKGFRIAKVQDDIAKRIGLFGGMWGEKSAEEKAMDIFRVLREKKFVVLMDDVWERVDVLKVGIPLPTYESRSKIIFTTRSNEVCGQMRAHKKIEVQCLTEEQAWELFEHDVGNDILDGHPNIRECGGLPLALITIGRAMACKRTPEE